The following coding sequences are from one Nitrospirota bacterium window:
- a CDS encoding 50S ribosomal protein L20, producing MPRVKGGPKTRQRRKKRLKLAKGQYGAKSRLFRSATESVDKGQTYAYAERKKRKRNFRRLWVTRISAAVRQHGLTYSRFINALKKANVLLDRKVLSDMAIKDPAGFDQLAVLAKQTASA from the coding sequence ATGCCACGCGTAAAAGGCGGTCCCAAGACCAGGCAGCGGAGAAAGAAGCGGCTGAAACTTGCCAAGGGCCAGTACGGAGCGAAGAGCCGGCTGTTCCGAAGCGCCACCGAATCGGTGGACAAAGGCCAGACGTACGCCTATGCCGAGCGGAAGAAGCGGAAGCGGAATTTCCGGCGCCTCTGGGTCACCCGGATCAGCGCCGCCGTGCGCCAACACGGATTGACATACAGCCGCTTCATCAATGCGTTGAAAAAAGCCAACGTGCTGCTGGACCGGAAGGTGTTGTCGGATATGGCCATCAAGGACCCGGCAGGATTCGACCAGCTGGCCGTCCTGGCCAAGCAGACCGCCTCGGCATAG
- a CDS encoding ribulose-phosphate 3-epimerase: MARPSLRIAPSILSADFARLAEEVARVEAAGADWLHVDVMDGHFVPNLTVGPPIVEALRKVTKLPLDVHLMMTNPDAFIAEFAQAGATYLTVHVEACPHLHRTVQAIKERGVKAGVTLNPATSLATVEEILGEADLLLIMSVNPGFGGQQFIPSVLDKITRARQLIDQTGSGALLEVDGGVKVDNAGRIIEAGADVLVSGSAIFCSADYGAVIGALRRASHRTAPASGVAPAGGPARRP; this comes from the coding sequence ATGGCACGACCTTCCCTGCGGATCGCTCCGTCCATTCTCTCCGCGGACTTTGCCCGTTTGGCCGAGGAAGTGGCCCGTGTGGAGGCGGCCGGCGCCGATTGGCTGCATGTGGACGTCATGGATGGCCACTTCGTCCCCAACCTGACGGTCGGGCCGCCGATCGTCGAGGCCTTGCGCAAGGTGACGAAGCTTCCGCTGGACGTGCATCTGATGATGACGAACCCCGATGCCTTCATTGCCGAGTTTGCGCAGGCCGGCGCGACCTACCTGACGGTCCACGTGGAGGCCTGTCCGCATCTCCATCGCACGGTCCAGGCCATCAAGGAGCGGGGCGTCAAGGCCGGGGTGACTCTGAATCCGGCGACCTCGCTGGCGACGGTGGAGGAAATTCTCGGCGAGGCCGACCTCCTGTTGATCATGTCGGTCAATCCTGGGTTCGGCGGGCAACAGTTCATCCCGTCGGTCCTGGACAAAATTACGAGAGCCCGGCAGCTCATCGACCAGACCGGCAGCGGCGCCTTGCTGGAGGTGGACGGCGGCGTCAAGGTCGACAACGCCGGGCGCATCATCGAGGCCGGAGCCGACGTCCTGGTTTCCGGCTCGGCCATATTCTGCAGCGCGGACTATGGCGCGGTGATCGGCGCGTTGCGTCGGGCCTCGCACCGTACGGCGCCTGCATCCGGCGTGGCGCCGGCCGGCGGGCCGGCGCGTCGGCCGTGA
- the rsmB gene encoding 16S rRNA (cytosine(967)-C(5))-methyltransferase RsmB: protein MKPMKGARAAALETLLAVDRARVYADDALDQSVSRASLDTRDRALAVELVYGVLRHRLTLDWRLDHVADRPIRRLPHPVQAALRLAAYQLLYLDRIPQSAAVNESVALVKAQPGIGTRWAGFANAVLRSLIREPAPAWPDYDKEPATFLSVRYACPAWLAERWAARFGLAQAEQLCQATLTIPPLTIRVNSLRTTREALADALRLSGYQVAPTSVSPLGLVLDKCGPITDIPQFGEGLFYVEDEAAQLVTGLLAPQPGERILDACAAPGGKATALAALMENRGDVVAMDQSPDRLRRLQENCARLGVRIVIPLPGDVTRGNPTAARPFDRILLDAPCSGLGVLRRHPEGKWQKHAEMLPAHQKRQLLLLESACRLLRPGGCLVYSTCSTEPEETLDVIHQFLSKHAEFRRESVAAVLPASGLELMTQQGDLSTAVNRFSMDGFFAARLRKAGA, encoded by the coding sequence ATGAAACCGATGAAAGGGGCGAGAGCGGCGGCGTTGGAAACGCTGCTGGCCGTCGACCGCGCGCGCGTCTATGCCGACGATGCGCTCGACCAGAGCGTGAGCCGAGCCTCGCTGGATACCCGCGACCGGGCGCTCGCGGTGGAACTGGTCTATGGGGTGCTCCGGCATCGCCTGACCCTCGACTGGCGGCTTGATCACGTGGCGGACCGACCGATCCGGCGCCTGCCCCATCCTGTGCAAGCGGCCCTGCGCCTGGCGGCCTACCAACTGCTCTATCTCGACCGGATTCCTCAGTCCGCCGCGGTCAACGAATCAGTAGCTCTCGTCAAAGCCCAGCCTGGAATAGGAACGCGATGGGCCGGTTTTGCCAACGCGGTGCTCCGCAGTTTGATCCGGGAGCCGGCCCCAGCTTGGCCCGATTACGACAAGGAGCCCGCAACGTTTCTCTCCGTTCGCTATGCGTGTCCCGCCTGGCTCGCCGAGCGATGGGCGGCACGCTTCGGCCTGGCCCAAGCGGAGCAACTTTGCCAAGCCACCCTGACGATTCCGCCGTTGACGATCAGGGTCAACAGCCTGCGAACCACCCGCGAGGCCTTGGCCGACGCCCTGCGGCTGAGCGGCTACCAGGTTGCCCCGACGTCGGTCAGCCCGCTTGGCCTGGTGCTGGATAAGTGCGGGCCGATTACCGACATTCCCCAGTTCGGCGAGGGGCTGTTCTACGTCGAGGACGAGGCGGCCCAGTTGGTGACCGGACTGCTGGCCCCGCAGCCTGGTGAGCGGATTCTGGATGCCTGTGCCGCGCCGGGAGGAAAGGCCACGGCCCTGGCGGCTTTGATGGAGAATCGGGGCGACGTGGTGGCTATGGACCAAAGCCCGGACCGATTGCGGCGGCTTCAGGAGAATTGTGCAAGGCTCGGGGTCCGGATCGTCATCCCGCTTCCAGGAGATGTGACGCGTGGAAACCCGACGGCCGCTCGGCCGTTCGATCGTATCTTGCTGGATGCTCCCTGCAGCGGGCTGGGCGTCTTGCGACGTCATCCGGAGGGAAAGTGGCAGAAGCATGCCGAGATGCTTCCTGCCCACCAGAAGCGGCAGCTGCTGCTTCTGGAATCGGCGTGCCGTCTCTTGCGGCCCGGCGGTTGCTTGGTCTATAGTACCTGCTCCACAGAGCCGGAGGAGACTCTCGACGTGATCCATCAATTCCTGAGCAAGCACGCGGAGTTCCGCAGGGAGTCGGTTGCGGCTGTCCTGCCGGCAAGCGGCTTGGAGTTGATGACCCAACAAGGCGACTTGTCGACGGCGGTGAATCGGTTCTCGATGGATGGATTCTTTGCCGCCCGGCTCCGAAAGGCTGGTGCCTGA
- the thrS gene encoding threonine--tRNA ligase: MPIGTQQIQITLTDGTTRQVPSGCTVAEALSGTTGRLSPDILAAKVNGTPVDLSKTLTEPATVEPITFATPEGKEVYRHSSTHIMAQAVKEVFPSAQVTIGPAIEEGFYYDFAFERSFTPDDLAKIEARTLELIKANRPFKRLEMRRWDAVNFFKQRGELYKAEILESIEDETVSLYDQGDFIDLCRGPHLPSTGRVGAFKLLSSAGAYWRGDERNPMLQRIYGTSFPTQAELDAHLAKLEEIKRRDHRKLGKELDLISLQDEIGPGLVLWHPKGALVRLLIENFWREQHIKQGYELVYSPHVARLDLWKTSGHVDYYRENMFASMKVEASEYQLKPMNCPFHIMIYKGHLRSYRDLPIRYGELGTVYRYERTGVLHGLLRVRGFTQDDAHLFCRPDQIESEVSRVLDFTFFVLRTFGFSEFEVYVSTKPEKSVGAPENWALATSALEAALKGRGVAYEIDPGEGVFYGPKIDIKIKDVLGRAWQCSTIQIDFNNPERFGLTYTGEDGKAHQPIMIHRALMGSIERFFGILVEHYAGAFPTWLAPVQAMVLPISEHQHDYAVKVTEQLKAAGLRADVDLRNEKAGYKIREAEKAKIPYMLVVGAREQQAESVSIRKRGGEDKGSQPVLAAIDLIRADLAQALS; encoded by the coding sequence ATGCCCATCGGGACCCAACAGATTCAGATCACATTGACGGACGGGACCACCCGCCAGGTTCCGAGCGGCTGTACCGTCGCTGAAGCCCTGAGCGGAACAACCGGCCGTCTCAGCCCGGACATCCTGGCGGCGAAGGTTAACGGCACGCCCGTGGACCTGAGCAAGACCCTGACCGAACCAGCGACGGTGGAACCGATTACCTTCGCCACCCCGGAGGGTAAAGAAGTCTACCGGCACAGCAGCACCCATATCATGGCTCAGGCGGTCAAAGAGGTTTTTCCCTCGGCCCAAGTCACCATCGGCCCGGCCATCGAGGAGGGCTTTTACTACGACTTTGCCTTCGAACGGTCGTTCACTCCGGATGATCTGGCCAAGATCGAGGCCCGCACATTGGAGCTGATCAAGGCCAACCGCCCCTTCAAGCGGTTGGAGATGCGCCGCTGGGACGCAGTCAATTTCTTCAAACAGCGCGGCGAGTTGTATAAGGCTGAAATCCTCGAAAGCATCGAAGACGAGACCGTGTCCCTCTACGATCAGGGTGATTTCATCGACCTCTGCCGCGGACCGCACCTGCCGTCCACCGGACGGGTCGGGGCCTTCAAGCTGCTCTCCAGCGCCGGCGCCTACTGGCGGGGAGACGAGCGCAACCCGATGTTACAGCGGATTTACGGAACCTCCTTTCCGACCCAGGCGGAGCTGGATGCGCACCTCGCCAAGCTCGAAGAGATCAAGCGGCGGGACCACCGCAAGCTCGGCAAAGAGCTCGACTTGATCTCGCTGCAGGACGAGATCGGACCCGGCCTCGTCCTGTGGCATCCCAAGGGCGCCCTGGTCCGCCTGCTGATCGAGAATTTCTGGCGGGAGCAGCACATCAAGCAGGGCTATGAGCTGGTCTATTCGCCTCACGTCGCGCGGCTGGATCTCTGGAAAACCAGTGGACACGTGGACTACTACCGGGAAAACATGTTCGCCTCGATGAAGGTGGAGGCCAGCGAGTACCAGCTCAAGCCGATGAATTGCCCGTTCCACATCATGATCTACAAGGGCCACCTGCGCAGCTACCGGGACTTGCCGATCCGGTACGGCGAGTTGGGCACCGTATATCGGTATGAGCGAACCGGCGTGCTGCACGGCCTGTTGCGGGTCCGCGGCTTTACCCAGGACGACGCCCATCTGTTCTGCCGCCCGGACCAGATCGAATCCGAAGTCAGCCGGGTCCTGGACTTTACCTTCTTCGTGCTCCGAACGTTCGGCTTCTCGGAATTCGAAGTCTACGTCTCGACCAAGCCTGAAAAATCCGTCGGCGCGCCGGAAAACTGGGCGCTGGCAACCAGCGCCCTGGAAGCCGCCCTCAAGGGACGGGGCGTCGCCTACGAGATCGACCCGGGCGAGGGAGTCTTCTACGGCCCCAAGATCGACATCAAGATCAAGGACGTGCTCGGCCGGGCCTGGCAATGTTCCACGATCCAGATCGACTTCAACAATCCCGAACGGTTTGGATTGACCTACACGGGCGAGGATGGGAAGGCCCACCAGCCGATCATGATCCACCGGGCGCTGATGGGGTCCATCGAACGCTTCTTCGGCATTCTGGTGGAACACTACGCAGGAGCCTTTCCCACTTGGCTCGCGCCGGTCCAGGCGATGGTGCTGCCGATCAGCGAGCACCAGCATGACTATGCCGTGAAGGTCACGGAACAGTTGAAGGCGGCCGGGCTACGCGCCGACGTCGATCTGCGGAACGAAAAAGCCGGCTATAAAATTCGCGAAGCCGAGAAGGCGAAAATCCCCTACATGCTGGTCGTTGGCGCCCGCGAGCAGCAGGCTGAATCGGTGTCGATCCGCAAGCGCGGCGGCGAAGATAAGGGCAGCCAGCCGGTGCTGGCGGCCATTGACCTGATCAGGGCCGATCTGGCGCAGGCCCTGTCGTGA
- a CDS encoding 50S ribosomal protein L35, translating into MAGQKLKTHSGASKRISRTGSGKLRRRKAGKRHILTSKARDRKRRLKGTAPVDQTMTMSVNRLLPYNT; encoded by the coding sequence ATGGCAGGCCAAAAATTAAAAACGCACAGCGGCGCCAGCAAACGCATTAGCAGAACCGGCAGCGGCAAGCTGCGGCGGCGCAAGGCCGGGAAGCGGCACATCCTGACCAGCAAGGCGCGCGACCGCAAGCGGAGACTCAAGGGCACGGCGCCCGTGGATCAGACCATGACCATGTCGGTGAACCGGTTGCTCCCGTATAACACATAG
- a CDS encoding phenylalanine--tRNA ligase subunit beta, producing the protein MPTISINLKDFEQLLGPAALGEATAGGGVLTAESLESWLPLVKGELKDHDHETGEVRVELQDSNRPDLWSAEGVARQIRIKLTGAAPAYPFFGAKPQAKRRLLVAPGLEKIRPYVAACTACGYAVTEAGLAQLIQVQEKLADIFGRKRSTVSIGLYRLPEIVFPVTYDLVKQDDARFTPLGFDDKMSLREILAVHPKGLEYGALIAGHDRVPLLRDDEGQVLSLPPIINSREIGEVRIGDRDLFVEVTGTDLLMVVLTLNILAVNLADRGAAIEPVQVTYPYATALGKSMPTPLDFGQPRSIAIQVIREALGVPLEPKQIREALSVYGCEVRGAKDKLTVKLPPYRNDLMHAVDVVEDVAISRGYGSFEPVMPSQFTVGGLSRVEQLSDRMRDLMIGLGFQEIMANILASRQELIERMRLTGSEWDRIVEVDNAMSQTFSCLRQWIVPSLLRVEAASTRSFYPHRLFEVGEVAVPDQAEELGSRTRMALGALIAHASANFSEVHSSLDLLLFYLNCPYSLEPVAHPSFLPGRAGRILLHGHAIGLIGELHPEVLEQWQVTMPAVVFELEVDRLAEGTVEKS; encoded by the coding sequence ATGCCGACCATCTCCATCAATCTAAAAGACTTCGAGCAGCTCCTCGGTCCCGCCGCGCTCGGGGAAGCCACGGCGGGAGGAGGCGTCTTGACCGCCGAGAGCCTGGAGTCGTGGCTCCCGCTGGTCAAGGGCGAACTCAAGGATCATGACCACGAAACGGGTGAGGTGCGGGTCGAACTGCAGGACAGTAACCGGCCCGATCTCTGGTCCGCCGAAGGAGTGGCCCGGCAGATTCGGATCAAGCTCACAGGTGCCGCGCCGGCCTATCCGTTCTTCGGCGCCAAGCCACAGGCAAAACGGCGCCTGCTCGTCGCGCCGGGCTTAGAGAAGATTCGTCCTTACGTGGCGGCCTGCACGGCCTGCGGGTATGCGGTGACCGAGGCCGGCCTGGCGCAGTTGATTCAGGTGCAGGAAAAACTGGCCGACATTTTCGGGCGGAAGCGCAGCACTGTGTCGATCGGGCTCTATCGCCTCCCGGAGATCGTCTTTCCGGTCACCTACGACCTGGTCAAGCAGGACGATGCCCGGTTCACCCCCCTGGGCTTCGACGACAAGATGTCGCTGCGCGAGATCCTGGCCGTGCACCCGAAAGGTTTGGAGTACGGGGCGTTGATCGCGGGCCATGACCGGGTGCCCCTCTTGCGGGACGACGAGGGGCAGGTGCTCTCCCTCCCGCCCATCATTAACAGCCGGGAGATCGGGGAAGTGCGGATCGGCGACCGGGATCTCTTTGTCGAAGTTACCGGCACCGATTTGTTGATGGTTGTGCTGACTTTGAACATTCTGGCGGTCAATCTGGCGGATCGGGGCGCGGCCATTGAGCCGGTGCAGGTGACCTATCCCTATGCCACGGCGCTGGGCAAATCCATGCCCACGCCGCTGGATTTCGGCCAGCCACGGTCCATTGCCATCCAAGTGATCCGTGAAGCTCTGGGGGTGCCGTTGGAGCCGAAACAGATTCGCGAGGCCCTGTCGGTGTACGGGTGCGAGGTCCGCGGGGCGAAGGACAAGCTGACGGTGAAGCTGCCGCCCTACCGGAACGACCTGATGCATGCGGTCGACGTAGTGGAAGACGTGGCGATCAGCCGCGGATACGGATCGTTCGAGCCGGTGATGCCGTCGCAGTTCACCGTGGGCGGTCTGTCTCGCGTGGAGCAGCTGTCCGACCGGATGCGCGATCTGATGATCGGGCTGGGTTTCCAGGAAATCATGGCCAATATCCTGGCTTCGCGGCAGGAGTTGATTGAGCGGATGCGGCTGACCGGAAGCGAGTGGGACCGCATCGTGGAAGTGGACAATGCGATGTCCCAGACCTTCAGTTGCCTGCGGCAGTGGATCGTTCCGTCCCTGCTGCGGGTGGAAGCAGCGTCCACCCGATCCTTCTATCCGCACCGGCTCTTTGAGGTCGGGGAAGTGGCGGTGCCTGATCAGGCAGAGGAGCTCGGGTCACGTACCCGGATGGCGCTCGGCGCGCTGATCGCCCATGCCAGCGCGAACTTTTCCGAAGTCCATTCCAGTTTGGACCTGCTGTTGTTTTATTTGAATTGCCCCTACAGTCTGGAGCCGGTGGCCCACCCCTCGTTCTTACCCGGGCGGGCGGGCCGGATTCTGCTGCACGGCCACGCCATCGGCCTGATCGGCGAACTGCATCCGGAGGTCTTGGAGCAGTGGCAGGTGACGATGCCGGCGGTGGTGTTTGAACTGGAAGTGGATCGGCTGGCCGAGGGGACTGTCGAAAAGTCATAA
- a CDS encoding translation initiation factor IF-3 encodes MVPKLRVNREIRVREVRVIGPEGEQLGILPTLDALKKAQELGYDLVEVAPTSAPPVCRIMDHGKYKYELQKKEHQSRKHQKSTQVKEIKLRPRTDKHDLEIKIRQVKEFLAEGNKTKVTVTFRGREMANQEMGRTMMNSVMQQLMENGTIEYAPRMEGRSLIMIVAPK; translated from the coding sequence ATCGTCCCCAAGCTGCGTGTAAATCGGGAAATCCGAGTCCGGGAAGTGCGCGTGATCGGGCCTGAAGGCGAGCAATTGGGCATCCTGCCCACGCTCGATGCGCTCAAGAAGGCCCAGGAACTGGGCTACGATCTAGTCGAGGTGGCGCCCACGTCGGCGCCGCCGGTCTGCCGGATCATGGATCACGGAAAGTACAAGTACGAGCTCCAGAAAAAGGAGCACCAGAGCCGGAAGCATCAAAAATCCACGCAGGTCAAAGAGATCAAGCTTCGGCCCCGCACCGACAAGCATGATCTGGAGATCAAAATCCGGCAGGTCAAGGAGTTCCTGGCGGAAGGCAACAAGACCAAAGTCACGGTCACATTCCGGGGGCGCGAGATGGCGAACCAGGAAATGGGACGCACGATGATGAACAGCGTGATGCAGCAGTTGATGGAAAACGGGACGATCGAGTACGCGCCCAGGATGGAGGGGCGCAGTCTCATCATGATCGTCGCGCCCAAATAA
- a CDS encoding methionyl-tRNA formyltransferase, with amino-acid sequence MRIVFMGTPEFAVPSLDALLHSPDDVVGVVTQPDRPKGRGQALALSPVKLVGQRAQIPILQPLKMKDPVFLDALKAWQPDLIVVAAFGRILPKMILDLPPKGCVNVHASLLPKYRGAGPIQWAVINGERETGITTMLMDEGMDTGAILLQEPVPIAPDDTAGSLSVKLAAVGGRLLIETLRRLKAGNLTPCLQDSSRASMAPLLKKEDGLLDWTLPAAAMANRVRGLSPWPGAYTYLDQDRWSLWKAEAVAPAASGAGPSSVPGDIVAVGKDALLVQTGMGLLRVTEVQPANSRRMSVAQYLAGHALEPGLRFGSPPPTVPS; translated from the coding sequence ATGCGTATCGTCTTCATGGGCACGCCGGAGTTCGCCGTGCCGTCGCTGGACGCGCTGCTGCATTCGCCGGACGACGTCGTGGGGGTGGTGACGCAGCCGGATCGCCCGAAGGGGCGAGGGCAGGCCCTGGCTCTGTCTCCCGTGAAGCTTGTCGGCCAGCGCGCGCAGATTCCGATCCTGCAGCCGCTGAAAATGAAAGACCCTGTCTTTCTGGATGCGCTGAAGGCCTGGCAGCCGGACCTGATTGTGGTGGCGGCGTTCGGGCGCATTCTGCCCAAGATGATTCTCGATCTGCCCCCCAAAGGCTGCGTCAATGTCCACGCGTCGCTTCTGCCCAAGTATCGCGGCGCCGGACCGATCCAGTGGGCCGTCATCAACGGGGAGCGTGAAACCGGGATCACGACCATGTTGATGGACGAGGGGATGGATACGGGCGCGATTCTGCTGCAGGAGCCGGTGCCCATTGCCCCGGACGACACGGCCGGCTCCCTGTCGGTCAAGCTGGCGGCGGTCGGGGGGCGACTGCTGATTGAAACCCTCCGTCGCCTCAAAGCGGGAAACCTGACTCCCTGTCTACAGGACTCCAGCCGGGCCTCGATGGCGCCGTTGCTGAAGAAGGAGGATGGATTGCTCGACTGGACCTTGCCGGCCGCTGCGATGGCCAACCGGGTGCGCGGGTTGTCGCCCTGGCCCGGTGCCTATACGTATCTTGATCAGGATCGCTGGAGTCTCTGGAAGGCCGAGGCCGTTGCGCCGGCTGCCTCAGGGGCCGGCCCGTCGTCCGTTCCCGGCGACATCGTGGCCGTCGGAAAAGATGCGCTGCTCGTGCAAACCGGCATGGGGCTGTTGCGCGTCACGGAGGTTCAGCCGGCCAACAGCCGGCGGATGTCCGTGGCCCAATACCTGGCCGGTCATGCGCTTGAGCCGGGCCTCCGGTTCGGATCTCCTCCACCGACTGTGCCCTCATGA
- a CDS encoding phenylalanine--tRNA ligase subunit alpha: protein MDNPVDTPSQIGSLHPLEVKVLTVLGQHQTHQPGPLRQEDIGHAAGLEPSQLSMAVEWLLAKALLRVESEVVTPIVSLSKVGERYFEKYAPIERILSVVRDAKQTGKRMTIQDLQAREGLEPSEMSGAVGSLKKEGAIRIVQGGHVEATGAPSPLSESLRTLLKDLHGAPRELHAFPEPLRRVIEHYAVKRGNPNEPFRIDDRVERRYQLTQAGQEAAQTIATQGLGDEVSQLTPELLKDGSWRTKRFRQYTISLRPPRLSAGRRHPYREFLDLVKRKLVSMGFQEMRGSLVETEFWNMDTLYMPQFHPARAIHDVYFVKDPTHARGIAEPFLSRVAETHRNGGDTGSAGWGYDYDRERAKRLVLRSQGTAVSAHRLASGPAVPGKYFSIARCFRYDAVDATHACDFFQVEGIVLGPDINFRTLLGLLNLFAVEMAQAKESRFLPAYFPFTEPSVELHVRHPKLGWMELGGAGLFRPEVTLPLGVEVPVIAWGLGLDRMAMVALGIHDIRDLFSTDLDMLRTTRGHF from the coding sequence TTGGACAACCCGGTGGACACTCCCTCTCAAATCGGCAGCCTCCATCCCCTTGAGGTCAAGGTGCTGACCGTACTCGGCCAGCATCAGACGCACCAGCCTGGCCCTCTTCGCCAGGAAGATATCGGGCATGCCGCCGGCCTGGAGCCCTCCCAACTCAGCATGGCCGTAGAGTGGCTGCTGGCGAAAGCGTTGCTCCGGGTGGAATCCGAAGTCGTCACGCCGATCGTGTCATTGAGCAAGGTGGGCGAACGGTACTTCGAGAAATATGCCCCCATCGAACGCATTCTGTCGGTGGTCCGGGACGCCAAGCAGACCGGCAAGCGCATGACCATCCAGGACCTCCAGGCCCGCGAAGGATTGGAGCCCAGCGAAATGAGCGGGGCCGTCGGGAGTCTGAAGAAGGAAGGCGCGATTCGGATCGTACAGGGTGGGCACGTGGAAGCCACCGGTGCGCCCAGCCCCTTGTCCGAATCCTTGCGTACTTTGCTGAAGGATCTGCATGGCGCGCCCAGGGAGCTCCACGCGTTTCCGGAGCCTCTGCGCCGGGTCATCGAGCACTACGCCGTCAAGCGAGGCAATCCCAACGAGCCCTTCCGGATCGACGACCGGGTCGAGCGCCGCTACCAATTGACCCAGGCCGGGCAGGAAGCCGCGCAGACGATTGCGACCCAGGGTCTGGGCGACGAGGTCTCGCAACTCACCCCGGAGCTGCTCAAGGACGGGTCCTGGCGGACGAAACGTTTTCGGCAATATACGATCAGCCTGCGGCCGCCGCGATTGTCGGCTGGGCGTCGGCATCCCTACCGCGAGTTTCTCGATCTGGTCAAACGCAAGCTGGTCAGCATGGGGTTCCAGGAAATGCGGGGCTCTCTGGTCGAGACCGAGTTCTGGAACATGGATACGTTATATATGCCGCAGTTCCATCCGGCGCGGGCCATCCACGATGTCTATTTCGTGAAAGACCCCACGCATGCGCGCGGGATCGCCGAGCCCTTCCTCTCACGTGTGGCGGAGACGCATCGGAACGGCGGCGACACGGGATCCGCCGGCTGGGGCTATGACTATGATCGCGAACGGGCCAAGCGGCTGGTGCTGCGAAGCCAGGGCACGGCGGTGTCGGCGCACCGGCTGGCATCCGGGCCTGCGGTTCCGGGGAAGTATTTTTCCATTGCCCGCTGCTTCCGCTACGATGCGGTGGACGCGACCCACGCCTGCGATTTCTTTCAGGTCGAAGGGATTGTCCTGGGGCCGGACATCAATTTTCGCACCTTGCTGGGACTGCTGAATTTGTTTGCCGTTGAAATGGCGCAGGCAAAGGAAAGCCGGTTCCTGCCGGCGTACTTTCCTTTCACCGAACCGTCCGTCGAGCTTCATGTCAGACATCCCAAGCTGGGCTGGATGGAACTGGGCGGGGCCGGGTTGTTTCGCCCGGAGGTCACGCTGCCGCTGGGTGTCGAGGTGCCGGTGATCGCCTGGGGGCTGGGGCTGGACCGGATGGCCATGGTGGCCCTGGGTATCCACGATATTCGCGACCTGTTCTCCACCGATCTGGACATGCTGCGGACCACGCGCGGACATTTTTGA